DNA sequence from the Butyricimonas faecalis genome:
ACATTTTGCTGATGGTATTTTGGTGGCACCAAGTAAACAGTATTTGGATGATGTGATTGCAGCGAGAATTACAGAAGGTGCTTTAAAAGCTTCTCCTTATTTTGCGCAATTGATACAACGAGGATATACAGTAATAACTCCTTCTGCTTGTGCTATTGAAATAATTGATTCGACAAAAGGATTTGAAATATCGGAGGTTTTAGCCACCAATTCTCAGGGTTCATGGATTGAGTATGAAACGACAGATTTTATTAATGAAAAATCGACGATAAATGATAAAATTGGAGAGGTTGAAAGATCTAATTCAGTCATGTTATATTTAACACGTTTTATAAAAGATAAGCCGCAACAACGAATTTTTGTGATAGGAGATTCTGATTGTTTGTCTACAAAAGAGTTGTCAACAAGTAGGGCGGGTTTGAATGGGGCGAATTTTAATCTGGTTACTGAAATGTTTCGTAGTTTGTCTTATGATGAATATCCTATTGAGACAGAACGAGTGCGCCCGCCAGACAATAATTTATATATTTCTCAAGGTGCATTGGTTTGGATAAAAATTCTATTTGTTTGGTTAATTCCATTAGGAATCATGGGGTATAGTATTGTATTTTTAATTAGGAGAAAGAGAAGATAAGAATATTATTGAAAAATGAAATATGAAGAGTCGCCCGTGAATTTCGGGCGACTCTTGTCTGTATAAAATAAAATCATACCTTTGCGTTAATTATGTGAATAGTGCTATGAATGCAGACAACAGATTACTAACCAAGCAAATTTCTCGTGGAGACGAGAATGCTTTTAAAGTCTTGTATGAAGAGTTTTTTCATGCACTATTGGCTGTCGCTTGTAAATACGTGGAGATGGAAACTGCGGAGGATATTGTGCAGGATACGTTTTTTAAATTATGGAATACTCCTCAAAAATTTGTACAAATAACCGATTTACGTTTTTATTTGTATCGTTCCGTTCAGAATCAGTGTTTGAACTATATCCGAGATAAGAAAGTAGAAGAAAATTATCGGAACGAAACGGAACTGGTTTCAGAGGATTTTTTTTATAACGTGTTGTTGGAGGAAGAGTTGTTCATTCGTTTGCGAGGGGCTATTAATGAACTTCCAGAGAAATACAAGGAGGTAATAAGTTTGAATTTAGAGGGGTTGAGTGATAAGGAAATCGCTCTTCATTTGGGAATATCTATTGATGCTGTTAAGCAACAGAAAAAGAGGGGAAAAGAACGGTTACGGGAGAAGTTGAATCATCCGTTGTTAGTTTTATTGATTAATTTCTTGTAAAATTTTGTCACTTTTTGAATCGTTACGTGTCTTGTAAGAAAATAAGATAAATTATGACGGAACGATATCTTCATATAAATCGTATAGCCGATTTAATTGCGGCCGAAATTACAGGGAGAATTGATGAGGAGGGGCGGGAAGAATTGGAGCGTTGGAAAGGTGAATCCTCAGAAAATATGCAGTTATATGAACTTTACCGATCACAAGATTTTTGGACATCTAAGCTTGAATTCGTTCGTGAACATAGTGTGGGGGAGGCTTTTGATGAATTCACGAAGAGAGTGAATCAAGTAAAAAGCAGACGGAGACGCTTAATTTTTTATCGTTATGCTGCGGTGGTTATTGGGGTGTTTATATTAAGTGGGGTACTTTACTTGAATTTGCGGAAGCCGGAGCAGGCTCCGGTAACAGTGACACAGAGAATACAGCCTGGTTCTTTTAAAGCCATATTGACTCGATCCGATGGACAAAAAATCGATATCTCCGATACAACTTATTTGGCTTTTGTGGAAGAGCGTATGGAACCGGATTCCTCCTCCGGTAAAGGAGGTCAATCTCAAAACATGGCAGTTCGTTATCACACGATCTCGATACCTAGAGGCGGGGAGTACGATTTGACATTAAGTGATGGTAGCCGTTTGTGGATGAATTCAGAATCGGAAATTCGTATCCCTGTACAATTTTCTAAAGAACAGCGTGATGTGTACATGAAAGGGGAGATCTATTTTGATATAGCCCCGGATGCTCAACATCCTTTCGTGGTACATACTCATCAAGGAAATATCCGGGTAGTGGGAACCTCGTTTAACGTGAGAGATTATCAAGATGAGGTGTTTTTAGAAACAACGTTGGTAAATGGAAAAGTTGCCTTCCAGACAGAAGATAAAGATACTTACTTGAAGCCCGGGGAACAATTGCGTTTGAACAAAGAGAATGGCGAGACGATTGTTGAAGAAGTGAATGTGCGTCTCTATTGCTCTTGGAAAGACGGACGTTTTGTTTTTGAGAAGCAACGCTTAGAAGAGATTATGAACACGATTGCTCGATGGTACGATATCAATGTTTTCTATGAAAATCAGTCGGTTAAAGATATCTTGTTCACGGGGAACATCAAACGTTACAGTGATTTGGATCAGGTGATTGAAATGTTGAGATTAATTAATAAAATAGAAATAGAAATCAATGAAAAAAGTGTTTTTGTAAGAAGTAATCCATAAAAAACAGGTGGTACTGGTAATACCACCTGTTATAATCCTTGAAAAAGAATTCAAGGAAAATTTAATTTATCTAATTTACAAATGTATGAAAAAAAAGTTCAAATGCAAGGACTGGCCTTCCAGTCTTGGTAATTTTCGTTCTATGAAATTTTTTGTGTTATTTATGCTACTTGCGGTGTTTCATGTAAATGCCAAAGTGAAGTCGCAGGAAACAGCCTTAAGTATCAAGAAAACGAATGCTGCATTGATCGATATATTGAAATCGATCGAAGTTCAAAGTGAATATACTTGTTTGTATAGTCACAGTGATGTGGCGAAAGTGGTAAACTTGACGGTTGATTTGGAAAAAGCCTCGGTACAAGAGGTGTTAGAGACTTGTTTGAAAGGTACGAAACTTGGCTTCAAGATTGTTGACCAAACGATTATCATTCGTAATCTAACAGAGTTTGAACAACAAAAGAATGAGGTAAAGAAGAGAAGTATCACGGGAAAAGTCACGGATGCCCAAAAAGCACCTCTTCCTGGAGTAACAATTTTAGTGAAGGGGACAACTATTGGGGTTGTGACTGATGTTAATGGAAACTATAAAATCACATTACCAGATCAAAAAGATATAACGTTAGTGTTTTCCTTTGTCGGGATGATTTCTAAGGAAGTAAAAGTGACTAACCAGACAGAAATCAACGTGGTGTTGGAAGAAGATGTTGAAAACTTGGAAGAAGTTGTCGTGAATGGTATTTTTACCCGGAAAGCCAGCAGTTTCACCGGTTCTATTGTTTCCGTGACGAAAGAGAAATTGTTACAAGTAAGTAACCAGAATGTTTTTCAGAGTTTAAAGAATCTGGACCCGAGTTTGATGATTTTCGATAATATGGCTTACGGATCAGATCCCAATAAGACACCGCAGATGCAATTACGCGGGACTTCATCTTTTAATATAAGTGAAAGTAGCGTTGATTTGAAAGGGACGTACGGGACAGACCCAAATGCTCCTTTGTTTATTTTGGATGGTTTTGAGGCAACTGTGGAAAAAATTATGGACTTGGACATGAACCGGGTCGAGAGCCTGACTATTCTGAAAGATGCATCCGCTAAGGCTATTTATGGATCAAAAGCGGCAAATGGCGTTATTGTCATTGAAACCAAAAAAACGACAGATGGGGAATTACGGGTATCGTATGCCGGAAGTGTGGATTTGTCAATTCCAGATTTGTCTTCTTATCATCTCACGAATGCAGCCCAGAAGTTGGAAGTGGAAAAAGATGCCGGATTGTATGATGGCGATAAATATGATCCCACGGGATTGCCTAAAAAGTATAATCGTATATTGTCAGCCGTGTTAGCCGGGGTAGATACCGATTGGTTAGCTAAACCATTACGTACGGGTGTCGGAACCAAGCACACGTTGTCAGTAGAATTGGGAAGTAATGATTTGCGCGTGATTGCTGATTTGTCTTATAATAATGTACAAGGGGTGATGAAAGGATCGGAGCGAGTGAATACGGCCGGTTCTCTTATGGTGTCCTACCGGCATAAAAAGTTTAATTTTAGGAATATATTGACCGTGACATCTAATGTGAGTAATGATTCTCCTTACGGTGAATTCAGCGAGTATGCACGTCTGAATCCATATTGGTCTCCTTACGATGAGAATGGTTTATTGTCGCAGAATATCGCTCTTCAATTTATAGAGGATAAAGATAAGGATACAACCACTGATTTTGTGGCTAACCCTTTGTATAATGCATCCTTGAACACTCTTTTAAGACAAGAATATATTGATGTTACGAATAACGCTTATATCGAATGGTTGATTAGACCGGGATTGAAGGCTACCGGACGTTTCGGGATTTCAGAGAAACGGACCAAAGCTGATGAGTTTTATCCGGCAAATCATTTAAAATTCCGTTCTTACTCGGATGAGGATTATTTCCGTAAAGGTTCATACCAGATCAACGAGGGAGACAATAAAACTATGACGGGAGACTTGAATGTGAATTGGTCTCAAGAATGGGGAAAACATTTTGTGTTTACCAATATCGGATACACCCTCTCTGAGAACACGTTTGAGGAAGATATCTATAATGCAGAGGGATTCCCTAACGATAAAATGAACAATATTATTTTCGCTAAACAATATACCAAAGACATGAAACCCACAGGAGTGGAGTCAACGACTCGCGATATGGGGTTCTTGGGAGTGGCCAACTATGCTTACGATAATCGTATTCTTGTGGATGGCTCTTACCGGATGAGTGCGTCCAGTCAATTCGGTAGTAACAATCGATGGGGATCGTTTTGGAGTATTGGTATGGGGTGGAATATTCATAATGAAAATTGGATGAAGGACAAATGGAAGCATTTGAACTTGTTGAAATTGAGAGGTTCTGTCGGTTATACCGGGTCACAAAGTTCCGAGGCTTATGCATCAATCGCGTCCTATCTGTATTTTATGGAGCAAACTTATGATCAATTTATGGGTGCTTATTTGAAAGGCATGAAGAATGACGATTTGAAGTGGCAGGAGAAGCTTGATTACAATATTGGTATAGATGTGGATATTGCTCATAACTTTACCTTGAAGTTTGATTACTATATTTCGAAGACGACCAATACATTGTTGGACTTTACTCTTCCTGCTTCTACAGGTTTTACTTCTGTAAAAGAAAATATCGGTGACGTGAAAAATACGGGATTCGATGCTTACTTGACTTACACGCCATGGCGGAACACGAAAGATCGTTCATTCTTCACGTTGACAGCGGCCGTGTCTCATAATAAAAATAAAATTACGGGTATATCCGATGCCATGAAGCAATATAATAAAAAGCAGGATGAAATTGCGAGCGATCGTTACGAGAATCGTCCGGTACAGAAATATTACGAAGGGGTATCCATGACGGCAATCTGGGCCGTGAAATCATTAGGAATTGATCCGGCCACGGGTTACGAGATTTTCTTGAATAAAGACGGAAAACGTACGAGTTCCTGGAGTGCAGCGGATATGGTTATCTGCGGGGATGAATTGCCGGATTTCTCCGGTAATTTCGGGTTCAACTGGACATGGAAAGGGTTGAGCTTGAATTGTGTGTTCCGTTATCAGTTCGGTGGGCAGATGTATAACCAGACATTGGTTGATTTAGTGGAGAATGCTGATTTGAATTACAACGTGGATAAACGAGTTTATGACGGGCGTTGGAGAAATCCGGGAGATGTCAAGCCGTACAAAGCGTTGAATTATGCTTATGTACAGAAGCCCGGAACGAACGAATATGAACAGAAACAGATTAAAACACAAGCAACATCACGTTTCGTGCAAGATCGGAATGAATTGACGCTTTCCTCCGTGAATCTTGGATATGATATGATGAATCATGCTTTTATAACCAAGATGGGGTTAAAAGTATTGCGTTTTTCTTTCTACATGAACGACGTGTACACGTGGTCTTCCATTCGCTTGGAAAGGGGAACCTCCTATCCGTTTGCCCGGAGTTTTAATTTTTCGTTATCAGCAACTTTTTAAATAGAATAACATGAAAGCGATTGTAAAAATAACTCTTGTTTTACTCTCCTCTCTCACGATTTCTTGCCAGAGGTGGCTGGATGTGGAGCCGAAAACGGAGGTAAAATCAGATATAATGTTCGAGTCGGAAAGCGGTTTTAAAGATGCAATTATTGGGTGCTATATCCTGATGAGCAAGTCTTCCATGTATGGACGGGAACTCACAACGGGTTTTCTGGACGTGATCGCCCAGCAATATAGTATTGACCAAAATGGGGGAGATTATTACCGAATTAAAAATTTCGAGTATGACCGGGCAGAGTCGATTATTAGTAATATCTGGGGGCAGGCTTATACAACGATAGCCAACGTGAACAATATTCTCGAAAATATTGAGAACAAGGAAAATATCCTGCATCCTACCCACTATAGTATCATCAAGGGAGAAGCTTTGGGGTTGCGAGCCTTTCTTCATTTCGAATTGTTACGGATGTTCGGATGGGGTGATTTGGAAAATCATCCGGAGAACTTGAAGCGAGCGTGTATTCCCTACGTGACCTCGTATAACAAGGAGATCACGAAGCAGAATACCGGAGAAGAGGTGTTGTCGGCTATTCATAAGGATTTGGAGGAAGCATCTGTGTTGTTGGAAAAGTACGACCCATGGTCTACCGCGAAGAAAAATGAAGCTTACGTTTTGCCGAATGATGATAAATTTTACACGAATCGGATGACTCGTTTTAATTACTGGGCCGTGCAAGCCACGATGGCTCGTGTTTATATGTGGGAAGGTAAGCGGGATAAAGCTTTGTCGATTGTGGAAAATTT
Encoded proteins:
- a CDS encoding RNA polymerase sigma factor, which encodes MNADNRLLTKQISRGDENAFKVLYEEFFHALLAVACKYVEMETAEDIVQDTFFKLWNTPQKFVQITDLRFYLYRSVQNQCLNYIRDKKVEENYRNETELVSEDFFYNVLLEEELFIRLRGAINELPEKYKEVISLNLEGLSDKEIALHLGISIDAVKQQKKRGKERLREKLNHPLLVLLINFL
- a CDS encoding FecR family protein, producing MTERYLHINRIADLIAAEITGRIDEEGREELERWKGESSENMQLYELYRSQDFWTSKLEFVREHSVGEAFDEFTKRVNQVKSRRRRLIFYRYAAVVIGVFILSGVLYLNLRKPEQAPVTVTQRIQPGSFKAILTRSDGQKIDISDTTYLAFVEERMEPDSSSGKGGQSQNMAVRYHTISIPRGGEYDLTLSDGSRLWMNSESEIRIPVQFSKEQRDVYMKGEIYFDIAPDAQHPFVVHTHQGNIRVVGTSFNVRDYQDEVFLETTLVNGKVAFQTEDKDTYLKPGEQLRLNKENGETIVEEVNVRLYCSWKDGRFVFEKQRLEEIMNTIARWYDINVFYENQSVKDILFTGNIKRYSDLDQVIEMLRLINKIEIEINEKSVFVRSNP
- a CDS encoding SusC/RagA family TonB-linked outer membrane protein encodes the protein MKKKFKCKDWPSSLGNFRSMKFFVLFMLLAVFHVNAKVKSQETALSIKKTNAALIDILKSIEVQSEYTCLYSHSDVAKVVNLTVDLEKASVQEVLETCLKGTKLGFKIVDQTIIIRNLTEFEQQKNEVKKRSITGKVTDAQKAPLPGVTILVKGTTIGVVTDVNGNYKITLPDQKDITLVFSFVGMISKEVKVTNQTEINVVLEEDVENLEEVVVNGIFTRKASSFTGSIVSVTKEKLLQVSNQNVFQSLKNLDPSLMIFDNMAYGSDPNKTPQMQLRGTSSFNISESSVDLKGTYGTDPNAPLFILDGFEATVEKIMDLDMNRVESLTILKDASAKAIYGSKAANGVIVIETKKTTDGELRVSYAGSVDLSIPDLSSYHLTNAAQKLEVEKDAGLYDGDKYDPTGLPKKYNRILSAVLAGVDTDWLAKPLRTGVGTKHTLSVELGSNDLRVIADLSYNNVQGVMKGSERVNTAGSLMVSYRHKKFNFRNILTVTSNVSNDSPYGEFSEYARLNPYWSPYDENGLLSQNIALQFIEDKDKDTTTDFVANPLYNASLNTLLRQEYIDVTNNAYIEWLIRPGLKATGRFGISEKRTKADEFYPANHLKFRSYSDEDYFRKGSYQINEGDNKTMTGDLNVNWSQEWGKHFVFTNIGYTLSENTFEEDIYNAEGFPNDKMNNIIFAKQYTKDMKPTGVESTTRDMGFLGVANYAYDNRILVDGSYRMSASSQFGSNNRWGSFWSIGMGWNIHNENWMKDKWKHLNLLKLRGSVGYTGSQSSEAYASIASYLYFMEQTYDQFMGAYLKGMKNDDLKWQEKLDYNIGIDVDIAHNFTLKFDYYISKTTNTLLDFTLPASTGFTSVKENIGDVKNTGFDAYLTYTPWRNTKDRSFFTLTAAVSHNKNKITGISDAMKQYNKKQDEIASDRYENRPVQKYYEGVSMTAIWAVKSLGIDPATGYEIFLNKDGKRTSSWSAADMVICGDELPDFSGNFGFNWTWKGLSLNCVFRYQFGGQMYNQTLVDLVENADLNYNVDKRVYDGRWRNPGDVKPYKALNYAYVQKPGTNEYEQKQIKTQATSRFVQDRNELTLSSVNLGYDMMNHAFITKMGLKVLRFSFYMNDVYTWSSIRLERGTSYPFARSFNFSLSATF
- a CDS encoding RagB/SusD family nutrient uptake outer membrane protein produces the protein MKAIVKITLVLLSSLTISCQRWLDVEPKTEVKSDIMFESESGFKDAIIGCYILMSKSSMYGRELTTGFLDVIAQQYSIDQNGGDYYRIKNFEYDRAESIISNIWGQAYTTIANVNNILENIENKENILHPTHYSIIKGEALGLRAFLHFELLRMFGWGDLENHPENLKRACIPYVTSYNKEITKQNTGEEVLSAIHKDLEEASVLLEKYDPWSTAKKNEAYVLPNDDKFYTNRMTRFNYWAVQATMARVYMWEGKRDKALSIVENFINNRSQIENLDWIKDQTINNEAEIERDLTFSTEHLFRLDIHKLYEGLRDLIDPDYNSPNPNNRLLFHTSEYAQKLFEIDDHVGNSDYRYTRLYTRATSKYSIRKFYDMENYKYSDRMPLIRMSEMYYMGAECLNRQGKTKDAVALLNVVRRNRGIAEDKMLPSGITSQKLTEEIEKEWKKEFLGEGQMFYFYKRLGYTKFPNSSLPITEKVYVLPIPEDEINVGGREPNSTTDENK